In the bacterium genome, one interval contains:
- a CDS encoding MMPL family transporter, whose protein sequence is MSHRALVVPAAGLLLLAGMALFTARNLQLSTGLASLLSESSDLELAHISARLVDSPLTRTMVLSVTAPDLRTALKTARRWQAVLQGHPEVESVRAGPDPEFARAVFELYFPRRLLLLSSQPEVELAQRLSPAELRNAARRLREQLALPQAQLVKEIAGQDPLLAFPALLREFEGAQQGPLELVSGQFASPAERAAILFLTTRHSAFDVAHQAPLEAFLERSFAELATGQPGAVRLERSGVHRFAVASEQRARADMQGISAVSLVGIVLLFLVVFGSLRLLVISLLPIAGGVLTATSVGILIFGELGLMTLVFGSTLIGVCIDYPIHYVSHHTLVPAPDGPRASLAQIWGALVMGALTTVAGFVGLAWSDFPGIREIGIFAGTGVIGALVTTRVLLPPLLPRAPVATPLQAGVSQLLARLLAGMRERRLALVLLLLGAVAVTAVGLPHVSMQDDVFALGLSPPEGWLAEDAGVRGRVAQMDPGRFVVSIAESEQDALRLNDAAYERLVSAREAGEITGFRSLHVFLPSVSLQERNRGVLADMPELPRQMLSALSAEGFRPDAFEGFTRALADHSTPPLRFADLVASSLASSVAAFRVDLGERVALLTFLQGVSDPAALGARLADLDGVHYFDQRRFLAQIYGRYRERTSVLIAVGLAAVVALLFARYRSIGIAVATALPAVLAAALTLALLGIAGIPISLLHLLGLLLVLSIGVDYAIFLVASDASGPGRAAALLSLCAACLSTCLAFGLLAASSFPALRALGLSTAIGVPLSLVLAPAVLLLTGPNERAP, encoded by the coding sequence GTGAGTCATCGCGCGCTCGTCGTCCCCGCCGCGGGTCTGTTGCTTCTGGCCGGCATGGCGTTGTTCACGGCCCGCAATCTCCAGTTATCGACTGGGCTCGCGAGCTTGCTGTCCGAGTCGTCCGATCTGGAGCTGGCCCACATCTCTGCGCGCCTGGTTGACAGCCCACTGACGCGCACCATGGTGCTCAGTGTGACCGCGCCGGATCTGAGGACGGCGCTGAAGACAGCGCGACGCTGGCAGGCGGTGCTTCAAGGGCATCCGGAGGTGGAGAGCGTACGTGCTGGTCCGGACCCGGAGTTCGCGCGCGCCGTCTTTGAGCTGTACTTCCCGCGCCGGCTGCTTCTGCTGTCGAGCCAGCCCGAGGTCGAGCTCGCCCAGAGACTCTCGCCGGCGGAACTGCGGAACGCCGCGCGGCGGCTACGCGAGCAGCTCGCGCTTCCGCAGGCGCAGCTCGTCAAGGAGATCGCGGGGCAAGATCCGCTGCTGGCCTTTCCCGCGCTGTTACGCGAGTTCGAAGGGGCGCAGCAGGGGCCGCTGGAGCTGGTCTCCGGCCAGTTTGCATCCCCGGCGGAGCGCGCTGCCATCCTGTTCTTGACTACTCGGCACTCGGCGTTTGACGTGGCGCACCAGGCGCCGCTCGAAGCGTTCCTGGAGCGGAGCTTCGCCGAGCTGGCCACCGGCCAGCCCGGGGCTGTGCGGCTCGAGCGCAGTGGTGTACACCGCTTCGCGGTGGCTTCGGAGCAGCGCGCGCGTGCCGACATGCAGGGGATCTCGGCGGTTTCCCTGGTCGGTATCGTGCTGCTCTTCCTGGTCGTGTTCGGATCCTTGCGCCTGCTGGTGATCTCGCTGCTGCCGATCGCGGGCGGCGTGCTCACCGCCACCAGCGTCGGCATCCTGATTTTCGGCGAGCTGGGCCTGATGACGCTGGTGTTCGGATCGACGCTGATCGGTGTCTGTATCGACTACCCGATCCACTATGTGAGCCACCACACGCTGGTTCCGGCACCCGACGGGCCGCGTGCGTCTCTGGCGCAGATCTGGGGTGCGCTGGTGATGGGCGCGCTGACGACGGTCGCCGGCTTCGTCGGCCTGGCGTGGTCGGACTTTCCTGGAATCCGCGAGATCGGCATCTTCGCCGGAACCGGTGTGATCGGGGCGCTCGTCACGACGCGCGTACTGCTTCCGCCGCTCCTGCCCCGCGCTCCGGTCGCGACGCCGCTGCAAGCTGGGGTCTCTCAGCTTCTGGCGCGCCTGCTGGCTGGAATGCGCGAGCGGAGGCTCGCGCTGGTGCTTCTGTTGTTAGGTGCAGTGGCCGTCACCGCGGTCGGCCTGCCGCATGTGTCCATGCAGGACGATGTGTTCGCGCTCGGGCTGTCGCCGCCCGAGGGCTGGCTCGCCGAAGACGCCGGCGTTCGCGGCCGGGTCGCACAGATGGACCCGGGCCGCTTCGTCGTGTCGATTGCCGAGAGCGAGCAGGACGCGTTGCGCCTGAACGACGCGGCCTACGAGCGACTCGTGTCTGCCCGTGAGGCAGGCGAGATCACGGGCTTCCGTTCACTACACGTGTTCCTGCCGTCGGTGTCCTTGCAGGAGCGCAACCGCGGGGTGCTGGCCGACATGCCCGAGCTTCCTCGGCAGATGCTCTCGGCCCTGTCGGCTGAGGGGTTCCGGCCGGATGCCTTCGAGGGCTTCACCCGCGCGCTCGCCGACCACTCTACGCCGCCACTGCGCTTCGCAGATCTCGTGGCTTCGAGCTTGGCGAGCAGCGTCGCCGCGTTCCGCGTGGACCTGGGCGAGCGGGTGGCGCTCCTGACCTTCCTGCAGGGCGTCTCCGATCCCGCCGCACTGGGTGCCCGGCTGGCAGATCTGGACGGCGTGCACTATTTCGATCAGCGGCGCTTTCTCGCACAGATTTACGGTCGCTACCGCGAGCGTACGAGCGTGCTGATCGCCGTTGGTCTCGCAGCGGTCGTCGCTCTGCTCTTCGCGCGCTACCGCAGTATCGGGATCGCGGTCGCGACCGCGCTACCCGCGGTGTTGGCGGCAGCGCTGACCCTCGCGTTGTTGGGGATCGCCGGGATTCCGATTAGCCTGCTCCACCTGCTGGGTCTACTTCTCGTGCTGAGCATTGGGGTGGACTACGCGATCTTCCTGGTCGCGAGCGACGCGAGCGGCCCGGGCCGGGCGGCCGCGCTGTTGAGTCTGTGCGCGGCGTGCCTGTCCACGTGCCTCGCCTTTGGCCTATTGGCGGCGTCGTCGTTTCCCGCGTTGCGCGCGCTCGGGTTGAGCACGGCGATCGGGGT
- a CDS encoding excinuclease ABC subunit A, which translates to MNRLLIAIAVGLTTATVANSTSARNTFHELDVNAATSSSIGNERLLDVPIYMAGQHHPTVIKDLGVFRSNRRTSAFAKSDENACNVAFLSAVISLQRRAQSLGGDAVVDIKSITRNRDLESATQFRCVAGAFIANVALSGRVVKVQK; encoded by the coding sequence ATGAACAGACTTCTTATTGCCATAGCCGTCGGGCTCACGACGGCGACCGTAGCGAACTCCACGTCCGCGCGGAACACATTCCACGAGCTCGACGTGAATGCCGCAACAAGCAGCTCGATCGGCAATGAGCGACTGCTCGATGTGCCCATCTATATGGCCGGTCAGCACCACCCGACCGTCATCAAAGATCTAGGAGTGTTCCGCTCTAACCGACGCACCAGCGCGTTCGCCAAGTCCGACGAGAATGCCTGCAACGTCGCGTTCCTCTCGGCCGTGATCTCCCTGCAGAGGCGCGCGCAGAGTCTGGGCGGCGACGCGGTCGTCGACATCAAGTCAATCACTCGGAATCGCGACCTCGAGAGCGCCACTCAGTTCCGCTGCGTCGCGGGCGCGTTCATCGCGAACGTCGCGCTGAGCGGGAGAGTGGTGAAGGTCCAAAAGTAG